Proteins co-encoded in one Microcebus murinus isolate Inina chromosome 5, M.murinus_Inina_mat1.0, whole genome shotgun sequence genomic window:
- the CASP8AP2 gene encoding CASP8-associated protein 2 isoform X2, which produces MAADDDNGDGTSRFDIFSASPLKNNDESSLDIYAGLDSAVSDCSSKSCGPSRNCLDLYEEILTEEGTAKEATYNDLQVEYGKCQLQMKELMKKFKEIQTQNFSLKNENQSLKKNISALIKTARVEINRKDEEINNLHQRLSEFPHFRNNHKTLRISDTVKTKDLKSRSPHLDDCSKTDHRVKSDVSKDVHHSTSLSNQEKEGKSHSEKKSTSHLSTFLEKHCTNGVWSRSHYQVGEDSPNEDNRRGRKDIRHSQYSRGTDRVRKDLSTSCSDGEPRNTEACQRLQGRPEKYSKGEPKTESKNSKFKSNTDSDYKGERSSWEKETPRERTHTRVESQNDKSLERQSERSQTINRKELKSQDKEERKIDQNPKSIVKDQDYWRRTERASLPHFKNDITKSSHNSNKYHLEERRGREDCKRDRGINNHSFQDGRCSSSLSSSRSHKHTESKEVDAMHQWENTSLKAERHRTEDKRKRERESKEENRHVRNEKRTPAELLQKTNKETKKSTTDLKRQNEPKTDKSEVSNNEISEGTDNEGLVMKADSRPNETKDKDLKLSFMEKLNLTLSPAKKQPVSQDNKHKITDTSKFSGVCDLESAVQIETVTCVPSVSEHIGETKSKLLEPKIDLPVVSEPNASIPESKMKEENSLLVKSVENSMHCEGPICGTETSFSTPVEIEQTESLFSSSTETKQIINSVRAAAPMVMDILQTDVSQNFGLELDTEKRDVNSCGISDGMEMKVTLSTKVSETSESVLQPSIEEADILPIILSEDENPKFEPSLTDTPLVESKSCHLESCLPKETLESSLQQTELMDHRMEIAETNSVYHDDDNSVLSIDFNHLRPIPEAISPLNSPVRPVTKVLRMESPSQVPLYNNSHKDVFSPNSAHSTSKNQSDLNKENQKPICKSDKCTEADTCKNLSLDELEEGEIISDNEQSKPQKSFVKNTKPRASVEVQNSKIIPESRKSTLHLDKDNTKTNWNKRPSKSSRSSKIEKKDKTMSISSLEKIVQIIAAPSSVREIMHMLRMIRKHVRKNYMKFKVKFSIIQFHRIIESAILSFTSLIKHLNLSKISKSVTILQKNLCDVIESKLKQVKKNGIVDRLFEQQLPDMKKKLWKFVDEQLDYLFAKLKKILVKFCDYINFGSDSDEGKLEKKSKEKRQYSNCQKRNGDNCNKEMPKEKSPKSEDSIHYKSSLEYKKSEEKHQDQSNSNINKVKHDIKKTFNTCFDIIKNSQSEEHTLELNCPSTPKPGKNEGSSIEDAQTSQHAALKPERSFEILTEQQASSLTFNLVSDAQMGEIFKSLLQGSDLLDSSVNCTDKSEWELKTPEKQLLESLKCESIPACAAEELVSGVASPCPKMINDDNWSLLSEKGPSLSSGLSLPVHPDVLDESCMFEVSTNIALSKDNVCSSEKSKPCISSILLEDLAVSLTVPSPLKSDGHLSFLKPEVLSSSTPEEVISAHFSEDALLEEEDASEQDIHLALESDNSSSKSSCSSSWTSRSVAPGFQYHPNLPMHAVIMEKSNDHFIVKIRRAAPSTSPSLKQSMSDESLASLPRVGKEVDEAAEKEYISCQNTVFNSVEELQNSNKNVDSSKSTHEEQNSMIQTQVPDIYEFLKDASGKVGHSDEVANECFKLHQVWEPKVPESIEELPSMEEIPHSVEDHLPNTYIDLTKDPVAETKNLGKFIEVTVLNIDQLGCSGGNLDQNAQILDSSLQPDTVDAFIDLTQDASSESKSESNRPALAVEGLGCQVVCVVEDNCVEEKVPMANRPLECIVEETFIDLTTESPGSCEVKKDDLKSEPASNCDSSELLGTLDNAHKKRKTLNDPNHASQKKQRKETDLTSREKTKKLTEDSGENGEAHQKKANKKRGPTVNKDPSSSKASPEIKDSSAALTTSTSLSAKNVIKKKGEIIVSWTRNDDREILLECQKRGPSFKTFTYLAAKLNKNPNQVSERFQQLMKLFEKSKCR; this is translated from the exons ATGGCAGCAGATGATGACAATGGTGATGGAACAAGTCGTTTTGATATCTTTTCTG CTTCCcctcttaaaaataatgatgaaagctCATTGGACATCTATGCTGGGTTGGACAGTGCTGTTTCTG attgTTCTTCTAAATCCTGTGGACCATCAAGAAATTGTTTAGATTTATATGAAGAGATCCTGACTGAAGAAGGAACTGCAAAGGAGGCAACATATAATGAT TTGCAGGTAGAATATGGAAAATGTCAGTTGCAAATGAAAGAGCTgatgaaaaagtttaaagaaatacAGACACAG AATTTcagcttaaaaaatgaaaaccagtCTCTTAAGAAGAATATTTCAGCACTTATCAAAACTGCCAGAGTGGAAATAAACCGCaaggatgaagaaataaataatcttcACCAAAG aTTGTCCGAGTTTCCACATTTTCGAAATAACCATAAAACTCTAAGGATATCAGATACAGTTAAAACAAAAGATCTTAAGTCTAGATCTCCTCATTTGGATGATTGCTCAAAGACTGATCACAGAGTGAAAAGTGATGTTTCTAAAGATGTACATCACAGCACTTCACTGTCAAaccaggaaaaggaaggaaaatcacATTCTGAAAAAAAGAGCACTTCACATTTGTCTACATTTCTTGAGAAACACTGCACCAATGGTGTTTGGTCACGTTCCCATTATCAGGTTGGTGAGGATAGCCCAAATGAGGATAatagaagagggagaaaagataTTAGACATAGCCAGTATAGCAGAGGAACTGACAGAGTACGAAAAGACTTAAGTACTAGTTGTAGTGATGGTGAACCAAGGAACACCGAGGCTTGTCAAAGGCTGCAAGGACGTCCTGAGAAATATAGTAAAGGTGAACCAAAGACTGAAAGCaaaaattcaaagtttaaaaGTAACACAGATTCTGATTATAAAGGTGAACGTTCTTCTTGGGAGAAAGAGACCCCTCGAGAAAGGACACACACTCGAGTAGAATCTCAAAACGATAAAAGCCTAGAAAGACAAAGTGAAAGATCacaaactataaatagaaaagaacttaaatcacaagataaagaagaaagaaaaattgatcaAAACCCTAAGTCAATAGTAAAGGACCAGGATTATTGGAGAAGAACTGAACGAGCATCACTTCCTCATTTTAAGAATGACATAACAAAATCTTCTCATAATTCAAATAAATACCATCtcgaagagagaagaggaagggaagattGTAAAAGAGATCGAGGTATAAACAATCATAGTTTTCAAGATGGAAGATGTTCGTCTTCTCTTTCAAGCAGTAGAAGTCACAAACACACTGAGTCCAAGGAAGTTGATGCTATGCACCAATGGgaaaatacatctttaaaagCAGAAAGGCATAGAACTGAAGATAAGAGGAAAAGAGAACgagaaagcaaagaagaaaataggcacgttaggaatgaaaaaagaacacCTGCAGAACTCTTGCAGAAGACtaataaagaaactaagaaatccactactgatttaaaaagacagaatgaGCCCAAAACTGATAAAAGTGAAGTCTCTAATAATGAAATTTCTGAAGGAACGGATAATGAAGGTCTTGTGATGAAAGCTGACAGCAGACCCAatgaaacaaaagacaaagactTAAAGTTGAGTTTTATGGAAAAATTGAACTTAACTCTTTCTCCTGCAAAAAAGCAGCCTGTTTCTCAGGATAATAAGCATAAAATAACTGATACTTCCAAGTTTAGTGGTGTATGTGATTTAGAGTCTGCAGTGCAAATTGAAACAGTGACATGTGTTCCCTCTGTCAGTGAACATATAGGGGAAACCAAATCAAAGTTACTGGAACCAAAGATTGATCTACCAGTGGTATCTGAACCCAATGCCAGTATCccagaaagcaaaatgaaagaagaaaatagtttgTTAGTTAAATCTGTTGAGAATAGTATGCATTGTGAAGGACCCATTTGTGGTACAGAGACTTCCTTCTCAACACCTGTGGAAATAGAACAAACAGAATCCTTGTTTTCATCatcaacagaaacaaaacaaatcattaaTAGTGTGCGGGCAGCAGCTCCTATGGTAATGGATATATTACAAACAGATGTTTCTCAAAACTTTGGGTTGGAATTGGATACTGAAAAACGTGATGTAAATTCTTGTGGTATTTCTGACGGTATGGAAATGAAGGTAACCCTTTCAACAAAAGTTTCTGAAACCAGTGAAAGTGTCTTGCAGCCTTCAATTGAAGAGGCTGACATTTTGCCAATAATCCTTTCAGAAGACGAAAATCCAAAATTTGAGCCTTCTCTTACAGATACACCATTGGTTGAGAGTAAGTCTTGTCATTTGGAATCTTGCTTACCTAAAGAGACTCTAGAATCTTCACTTCAACAGACTGAGTTAATGGACCACAGAATGGAAATTGCTGAAACAAACTCAGTATATCATGATGATGATAACTCAGTTTTGAGCATTGACTTTAATCATCTGAGACCTATTCCGGAAGCTATCAGTCCTTTGAATAGTCCAGTGAGACCTGTAACAAAAGTTCTTAGAATGGAAAGCCCATCTCAAGTTCCATTATATAATAACAGTCATAAAG ATGTGTTTTCACCAAATTCAGCTCATTCTACCTCCAAGAATCAGTCTGATCTCAATAAGGAAAATCAAAAGCCAATTTGCAAATCTGACAAATGTACAGAAGCAGACACCTGTAAGAATTTATCTTTAGATGAATTAGAAGAAGGAGAAATTATAAGTGATAATGAACAATCTAAACCACAAAAAAGTTTTGTAAAAAATACCAAGCCTAGAGCTTCTGTTGAAGTGCAGAACTCAAAAATTATCCCAGAAAGTAGGAAAAGTACTCTGCATTTGGATAAAGACAATACGAAAACAAACTGGAATAAAAGACCTAGCAAATCTAGCAGATCttcaaaaatagagaagaaagataaaacaatGAGCATCTCCAGCTTGGAAAAAATAGTTCAAATTATTGCTGCACCCTCTTCTGTAAGAGAGATTATGCACATGTTACGAATGATAAGAAAACATGTaaggaaaaattatatgaaattcaaggtAAAGTTTTCAATAATACAATTTCATAGAATTATTGAGTCAGCAATTTTGAGTTTTACATCACTAATTAAACACCTCAACTTATCCAAAATCTCTAAGTCAGTGACTATTTTACAGAAGAATCTGTGTGATGTTATAGAATCTAAACTTAAGCAAGTTAAAAAGAATGGCATAGTTGATCGTTTATTTGAACAGCAACTAccagatatgaaaaaaaaattgtggaagtTTGTAGATGAACAACTTGATTATTTGTTTGCAAAGCTTAAGAAAATCTTAGTAAAGTTTTGTGATTATATAAACTTTGGAAGTGATAGTGATGAaggaaaacttgaaaaaaaaagtaaggagaaACGACAATATTCAAATTGTCAGAAACGGAATGGGGACAATTGCAACAAagaaatgccaaaagaaaaatcGCCAAAATCAGAAGACTCTATTCATTATAAGTCTTCACTGGAGTATAAAAAATCTGAGGAAAAACATCAAGACCAAAGTAACTCCAATATTAACAAAGTAAAACATgacattaaaaaaacttttaataccTGCTTTGATATTATAAAGAACTCTCAGTCCGAAGAGCACACCTTGGAACTAAACTGCCCAAGCACCCCAAAGCCAGGGAAAAATGAAGGAAGCAGCATAGAGGATGCACAGACATCCCAGCATGCAGCTTTGAAGCCAGAACGTAGTTTTGAAATTCTCACTGAACAGCAAGCATCTAGCCTTACTTTTAATTTAGTGAGTGATGCACAGATgggtgaaatatttaaaagtttgttgCAAGGTTCTGATCTTTTAGACAGTAGTGTTAATTGTACTGATAAAAGTGAGTGGGAGTTAAAGACACCAGAAAAACAGCTGCTAGAGAGTCTTAAGTGTGAGTCTATACCGGCTTGTGCAGCAGAAGAGCTAGTTTCAGGGGTGGCTTCTCCGTGTCCTAAAATGATAAATGATGATAATTGGTCATTATTATCTGAAAAAGGTCCATCTTTGTCTTCAGGGCTTTCATTGCCAGTTCATCCTGATGTGTTAGATGAAAGTTGCATGTTTGAAGTGTCTACTAACATAGCTTTAAGTAAAGATAATGTGTGTAGTTCAGAAAAGAGCAAGCCCTGCATTTCTTCCATACTTCTTGAAGATCTGGCAGTCTCTTTAACAGTACCATCACCTCTGAAGTCAGATGGTCACCTCAGTTTCTTAAAGCCTGAAGTTTTGTCTAGTTCAACTCCCGAAGAAGTTATTAGTGCCCATTTTAGTGAAGATGCCTTACTTGAGGAAGAGGATGCATCTGAGCAAGATATTCATTTAGCTCTGGAGTCCGATAATTCAAGTAGTAAATCAAGTTGTTCTTCATCATGGACCAGCAGGTCTGTTGCTCCAGGCTTTCAGTACCACCCTAATCTACCCATGCATGCTGTTATAATGGAAAAGTCCAATGATCATTTCATTGTGAAAATACGGCGTGCAGCACCGTCTACCTCTCCTAGTCTTAAACAGAGCATGTCTGATGAGTCATTGGCATCTTTGCCCAGAGTTGGAAAGGAAGTTGATGAAGCagcagaaaaagaatatatttcatgTCAGAACACAGTTTTTAACTCTGTGGAGGAATTGCAAAATTCCAACAAAAATGTTGATAGCAGTAAATCAACTCATGAAGAACAGAACTCCATGATACAAACACAGGTTCCTGATATATATGAATTTCTTAAAGATGCGTCAGGTAAGGTGGGTCATAGTGATGAAGTGGCTAATGAATGTTTCAAGTTACATCAAGTATGGGAACCAAAAGTGCCTGAAAGCATTGAAGAATTGCCTTCAATGGAAGAAATTCCACATTCTGTTGAGGATCATCTTCCAAACACATACATAGATCTAACAAAAGATCCTGTTGCGGAGACCAAAAACTTGGGGAAATTCATAGAAGtaacagttttaaatattgaTCAGTTGGGATGTTCTGGAGGCAATTTAGATCAAAATGCTCAAATATTAGATAGTTCTTTGCAGCCTGATACTGTAGATGCTTTTATTGATTTGACACAAGATGCTTCAAGTGAGAGTAAAAGTGAAAGTAACCGTCCTGCATTAGCTGTTGAAGGATTAGGGTGTCAAGTGGTATGCGTAGTTGAAGATAACTGCGTGGAAGAAAAAGTGCCAATGGCAAACAGGCCTTTGGAATGCATTGTTGAGGAAACCTTTATCGATTTGACCACAGAATCACCTGGTTCATGTGAAGTGAAAAAGGATGATTTAAAATCTGAGCCAGCATCCAATTGTGATAGTTCAGAGCTGCTTGGGACTTTGGATAATgctcacaaaaagagaaaaacccttAATGATCCAAATCATGCTtctcagaaaaaacaaaggaaggaaacagaCTTAACTAGTAGGGAAAAGACCAAGAAACTTACCGAAGATTCTGGTGAGAATGGTGAAGCTCACCAAAAGAAAGCCAATAAGAAAAGGGGCCCTACAGTGAATAAAGATCCTTCATCATCAAAGGCAAGCCCAGAGATTAAGGATTCCTCAGCAGCACTCACCACTTCTACAAGTCTTTCTGCAAAGAATGTTAttaaaaagaagggagaaattaTAGTTTCATGGACAAG AAATGATGATCGGGAAATTTTATTGGAATGTCAGAAAAGAGGGCCATCTTtcaaaacatttacatatttagCTGCCAAGTTGAATAAAAATCCAAATCAG gtcTCAGAAAGATTCCAGCAGCTAATGAAGCTCTTTGAAAAGTCAAAATGCAG